The following coding sequences lie in one Isoptericola variabilis 225 genomic window:
- the pntB gene encoding Re/Si-specific NAD(P)(+) transhydrogenase subunit beta, with translation MSTTSVVQATYVVAGILFILSLAGLSRQESARRGNVLGMIGMALALAATVALALAQSARPWQVTAALILVVLVVGATVGTWRARNVEMTQMPELIALLHSFVGVAAVLVGFGSALSEPGADTVHLVEVFLGVFIGAVTFTGSVVAYLKLSARVRSAPLMLPGRHWLNLAAVVASAALLAWYLGAAGSGAGLVPLILMTVIALALGWHLVASIGGGDMPVVVSMLNSYSGWAAAAAGFMLGNDLLIITGALVGASGAILSYLMCRAMNRSFVSVILGGFGAEGGTVAAAGEQGEHRETFAAEVAELLTNAGSVIVVPGYGMAVAKAQYPVADLVEKLRDRGVRVRFAVHPVAGRLPGHMNVLLAEAKVPYDVVLGMDEINGDFPDTDVVLVIGANDTVNPAAQEDPRSPIAGMPVLEVWRARDVVVFKRSMATGYAGVQNPLFFRENTAMLFGDAKDQVERIIQAL, from the coding sequence GTGAGCACGACGTCGGTGGTGCAGGCGACGTACGTCGTGGCCGGCATCCTGTTCATCCTCTCGCTCGCGGGGCTGTCGCGGCAGGAGTCGGCGCGCCGCGGCAACGTGCTCGGCATGATCGGCATGGCGCTCGCGCTCGCCGCGACCGTCGCGCTCGCGCTCGCGCAGTCGGCCCGCCCGTGGCAGGTGACCGCGGCGCTCATCCTCGTCGTGCTCGTGGTCGGCGCGACGGTCGGCACCTGGCGGGCCAGGAACGTCGAGATGACGCAGATGCCCGAGCTCATCGCGCTCCTGCACTCGTTCGTGGGCGTCGCGGCGGTGCTCGTGGGCTTCGGCTCCGCCCTGTCCGAGCCCGGCGCTGACACCGTCCACCTCGTCGAGGTGTTCCTCGGCGTCTTCATCGGCGCCGTCACGTTCACCGGCTCGGTCGTGGCCTACCTCAAGCTCTCGGCGCGCGTGCGGTCCGCGCCGCTCATGCTGCCGGGACGCCACTGGCTCAACCTCGCGGCCGTCGTCGCGTCGGCGGCCCTGCTGGCGTGGTACCTCGGTGCGGCGGGCTCCGGCGCCGGGCTGGTGCCGCTGATCCTCATGACCGTGATCGCCCTCGCGCTCGGCTGGCACCTCGTCGCGTCGATCGGCGGCGGCGACATGCCCGTCGTGGTGTCGATGCTCAACTCCTACTCGGGGTGGGCCGCGGCCGCGGCGGGCTTCATGCTGGGCAACGACCTGCTCATCATCACCGGCGCGCTCGTGGGCGCGTCCGGCGCGATCCTGTCGTACCTCATGTGCCGGGCCATGAACCGGTCGTTCGTGTCCGTCATCCTCGGCGGGTTCGGCGCCGAGGGCGGCACGGTCGCGGCCGCCGGCGAGCAGGGCGAGCACCGCGAGACCTTCGCGGCCGAGGTCGCCGAGCTGCTGACCAACGCCGGCTCCGTGATCGTCGTGCCCGGGTACGGCATGGCCGTGGCCAAGGCGCAGTACCCCGTCGCCGACCTCGTCGAGAAGCTGCGCGACCGCGGCGTCCGCGTGCGGTTCGCGGTGCACCCCGTGGCGGGCCGCCTCCCGGGCCACATGAACGTGCTGCTCGCCGAGGCCAAGGTGCCCTACGACGTCGTCCTCGGCATGGACGAGATCAACGGCGACTTCCCGGACACCGACGTCGTGCTCGTCATCGGCGCCAACGACACCGTCAACCCCGCGGCGCAGGAGGACCCGCGCTCGCCCATCGCGGGCATGCCGGTCCTCGAGGTGTGGAGGGCGCGCGACGTCGTCGTGTTCAAGCGCTCGATGGCCACCGGCTACGCGGGCGTGCAGAACCCGCTGTTCTTCCGGGAGAACACCGCGATGCTGTTCGGCGACGCGAAGGACCAGGTCGAGAGGATCATCCAGGCACTATGA
- a CDS encoding Re/Si-specific NAD(P)(+) transhydrogenase subunit alpha, whose product MQIGVPRESRAGERLVAATPATVRRLRELGYDVVVEAGAGERAHLPTREYVEAGASVGEREAVWACDVVTAVNPPSDDEIALLRPGATLVAQLAPAAHPARVEALAARHVTALALDAVPRISRAQALDVLSAMSNVAGYRAVVEAAEEFGGMFAGQVTAAGTTPPATVFVIGAGVAGLAAIGTASSLGAQVRAFDVRPEVGEQIESMGATFVRAEGATQEVSADGYARALTDDQEAAALRTYAAETAGADIVITTALVRGTAPTTITADMVAAMRPGSVIVDLAAPGGGNCELTVPGERVVSDNGVIVLGYTDLPARMPQHTSQLVGTNVVNLLALLTPATDGRLVVDLDDVVVRGMTVAKDGEVLWPPPPVQVSAARPAAPVEESPAPAPGPTPAEAAAERARRTRRRTVLAALGAVLAGLAISASPPEAAGHFTVFALAVVVGFYVISAVTHALHTPLMAQTNAISGIILVGALLQIGHESWVVTALAVVAASVASINVFGGFLVANRMIRMFRKDTRAPAAARPSTGVTA is encoded by the coding sequence ATGCAGATCGGGGTCCCGCGGGAGTCCCGCGCGGGCGAGCGGCTCGTCGCCGCGACACCCGCGACGGTCCGGCGCCTGCGCGAGCTGGGGTACGACGTCGTCGTCGAGGCCGGCGCGGGCGAGCGCGCCCACCTGCCCACGCGCGAGTACGTCGAGGCGGGGGCGAGCGTCGGCGAGCGCGAGGCGGTGTGGGCGTGCGACGTCGTGACCGCGGTCAACCCGCCGTCGGACGACGAGATCGCCCTGCTGCGGCCGGGAGCGACGCTCGTCGCGCAGCTCGCGCCCGCGGCGCACCCCGCGCGCGTCGAGGCGCTCGCCGCGCGGCACGTGACCGCGCTCGCGCTCGACGCCGTCCCGCGCATCTCGCGCGCGCAGGCGCTCGACGTGCTCTCGGCGATGTCGAACGTCGCCGGGTACCGCGCGGTCGTCGAGGCGGCCGAGGAGTTCGGCGGCATGTTCGCGGGCCAGGTCACGGCCGCCGGCACGACGCCGCCCGCGACGGTCTTCGTCATCGGCGCCGGCGTGGCCGGGCTCGCCGCGATCGGGACGGCGTCCTCGCTCGGCGCGCAGGTGCGGGCCTTCGACGTGCGCCCCGAGGTCGGGGAGCAGATCGAGTCGATGGGCGCGACGTTCGTCCGGGCCGAGGGCGCCACGCAGGAGGTGAGCGCCGACGGGTACGCGCGGGCGCTCACCGACGACCAGGAGGCCGCGGCGCTGCGCACCTACGCGGCCGAGACGGCGGGTGCCGACATCGTGATCACGACCGCGCTCGTGCGCGGCACGGCGCCGACGACGATCACGGCCGACATGGTCGCGGCCATGCGCCCCGGCTCCGTGATCGTCGACCTCGCGGCGCCCGGCGGCGGCAACTGCGAGCTCACCGTCCCCGGCGAGCGGGTCGTGAGCGACAACGGGGTGATCGTCCTCGGGTACACCGACCTGCCGGCCCGCATGCCGCAGCACACGTCGCAGCTCGTGGGCACGAACGTCGTCAACCTGCTCGCGCTGCTCACGCCGGCCACGGACGGGCGGCTCGTCGTCGACCTCGACGACGTGGTGGTGCGCGGCATGACCGTCGCCAAGGACGGGGAGGTCCTCTGGCCGCCGCCGCCCGTGCAGGTCTCCGCGGCGCGACCGGCGGCCCCGGTCGAGGAGTCCCCGGCGCCGGCGCCCGGCCCGACCCCCGCCGAGGCGGCCGCCGAGCGCGCGCGCCGCACGCGCCGTCGGACCGTCCTGGCCGCGCTCGGCGCCGTGCTCGCCGGGCTCGCGATCTCCGCCTCCCCGCCCGAGGCGGCCGGGCACTTCACCGTGTTCGCGCTCGCCGTCGTCGTCGGCTTCTACGTCATCTCGGCCGTAACCCACGCGCTGCACACCCCGCTCATGGCCCAGACGAACGCGATCAGCGGCATCATCCTCGTCGGCGCGCTGCTGCAGATCGGCCACGAGTCGTGGGTCGTCACCGCGCTCGCCGTCGTGGCGGCGTCGGTCGCGAGCATCAACGTCTTCGGCGGCTTCCTCGTCGCGAACCGCATGATCCGGATGTTCCGGAAGGACACGCGCGCGCCCGCTGCCGCCCGCCCGAGCACGGGGGTGACCGCGTGA